Proteins from one Haliaeetus albicilla chromosome 4, bHalAlb1.1, whole genome shotgun sequence genomic window:
- the PRPF40A gene encoding pre-mRNA-processing factor 40 homolog A isoform X3 — translation MSGGDSAAAAAATASPQPLPFSLPKPPPLMQLTPGDAVRPVASAADQSPKSTRLAGRPDWPAGKPVSLLAPLLPPRGEPEPLMPFGPSSRQPLRGRLLGRCSGGSLLSPSMRPGGVDRGSLMMGHPGMPHYPPMGMHPMGQRPPNMPPVPHGMMPQMMPPMGGPPMGQMPGMMQSVMPGMMMSHMSQAAMQPTVPPGVNSMDAQVGVTPPGTQTTHPVVCAAQQTATTNSSVNEEHSKQKSTWTEHKSPDGRTYYYNTETKQSTWEKPDDLKTPAEQLLSKCPWKEYKSDSGKPYYYNSQTKESRWAKPKELEDLEAMIKAEENSTKPEESTPTPSASAAAAEAANATSTATTAAEAAAAVSTTTATSAATAAPEAETAAASSVVENESTGTAAAEEQGQATSAPAVQEQSAETAANAADDSSKQEASADAASKKEDDDAQPVKKTYTWNTKEEAKQAFKELLKEKRVPSNASWEQAMKMIINDPRYSALAKLSEKKQAFNAYKVQTEKEEKEEARSKYKEAKESFQRFLENHEKMTSTTRYKKAEQMFGEMEVWNAISERDRLEIYEDVLFFLSKKEKEQAKQLRKRNWEALKNILDNMANVTYCTTWSEAQQYLMDNPTFAEDEELQNMDKEDALICFEEHIRALEKEEEEEKQKSLLRERRRQRKNRESFQLFLDELHEHGQLHSMSSWMELYPTISSDIRFTNMLGQPVFSSGSTALDLFKFYVEDLKARYHDEKKIIKDILKDKGFVVEVNTSFEDFVTVISSTKRATTLDAGNIKLAFNSLLEKAEAREREREKEEARKMKRKESAFKSMLKQATPPIELDAVWEDIRDRFVKEPAFEDITLESERKRIFKDFMHVLEHECQHHHSKNKKHSKKSKKHHRKRSRSRSGSESEDDDSHSKKKRQRSESRSVSERSSSAESERSYKKSKKHKKKSKKRRHKSDSPESDIEREKDKKERESEKDRARQRSESKHKSPTKKRPGKDSGNWDTSGSELSEGELEKQRRTLLEQLDEDQ, via the exons ATGTCAGGTGGGGactcggcggcggcggcggcggcgaccgcCTCCCCGCAGCCGCTCCCGTTCTCCTTGCCGAAGCCCCCTCCCCTCATGCAGCTGACGCCGGGGGACGCCGTCCGCCCCGTCGCTTCCGCCGCGGACCAATCGCCGAAGAGCACCCGACTGGCGGGCCGCCCGGATTGGCCGGCCGGCAAGCCAGTCAGCCTGCTGGCCCCGCTGCTCCCGCCCCGCGGGGAGCCCGAACCGCTGATGCCCTTTGGCCCCTCGTCGCGGCAGCCACTCAGAGGGCGGCTTCTTGGCAGGTGCAGCGGCGGCAGCCTGCTGAGCCCCTCGATGCGGCCCGGCGGCGTCGACCGCGGCTCCCTCATG ATGGGACACCCAGGCATGCCACATTATCCTCCCATGGGAATGCACCCTATGGGTCAGAGACCACCAAATATGCCGCCAGTTCCACACGGTATGATGCCTCAGATGATGCCCCCCATGGGAGGACCACCAATGGGGCAG ATGCCTGGAATGATGCAGTCAGTAATGCCTGGAATGATGATGTCTCACATGTCTCAAGCTGCTATGCAGCCTACAGTTCCG CCAGGGGTGAACAGTATGGATGCACAAGTAG gtgTAACACCTCCTGGAACTCAG ACAACACATCCTGTAGTTTGCGCAGCCCAGCAAACCGCCACAACCAACAGTTCTGTTAATGAAGAGCACTCTAAACAG aaatctaCATGGACAGAACACAAATCACCTGATGGAAGAACATATTACTATAATACTGAAACAAAGCAGTCTACCTGGGAGAAGCCAGATGATCTCAAAACACCTGCTGAG CAATTGTTGTCTAAATGTCCCTGGAAAGAGTATAAATCTGATTCCGGAAAGCCCTACTATTATAATTCCCAAACAAAGGAATCACGCTGGGCAAAACCCAAAGAGCTTGAGGATCTTGAAG CAATGATTAAAGCTGAAGAGAACAG CACAAAGCCCGAAGAATCAACTCCAACACCatctgcttcagctgctgcagcagaagcagcaaacgCAACCAGCACAGCCACAACTGCTGCTGAAGCTGCCGCAGCTGTTAGTACCACCACTGCTACttctgcagcaacagcagcccCTGAAGCAGAAACTGCTGCAGCTTCTTCTGTGGTAGAAAATGAGAGTACTGGCACAGCCGCAGCTGAGGAACAGGGACAAGCAACTTCTGCACCTGCTGTGCAGGAACAGAGTGCAGAAACTGCAGCTAACGCAGCAGACGACTCTTCCAAGCAGGAGGCCTCAGCAGA tgcTGCTTCAAAGAAAGAGGATGACGATGCCCAACCAGTTAAAAAAACCTATACATGGAATacaaaggaagaagcaaagcAAGCGTTTAAAGAactgttaaaagaaaag CGAGTACCATCCAATGCCTCTTGGGAGCAAGCTATGAAAATGATCATTAATGATCCCAGATACAG TGCTTTGGCaaaattaagtgaaaaaaagcaagcctttAATGCTTACAAagttcaaacagaaaaagaagagaaagaagaagcaAGATCAAAATACAAAGAAGCTAAAGAATCCTTCCAGCGTTTTCTTGAAAACCATGAAAAGATGACATCCACAACAAGATACAA AAAAGCTGAACAAATGTTTGGGGAGATGGAAGTCTGGAATGCGATATCTGAGCGTGATCGTCTTGAAATTTATGAAGAtgtcttgttttttctctctaagAAAGAGAAG GAACAAGCCAAACAGTTAAGAAAGAGGAATTGGGAAGCTTTGAAGAACATACTAGATAACATGGCTAATGTCACTTACTGTACTACTTGGTCAGAGGCTCAGCAGTATCTGATGGATAATCCTACATTTGCAGAAGATGAGGAACTTCAGA ACATGGATAAGGAGGATGCACTGATCTGTTTTGAGGAACATATCAGGGCattggaaaaggaggaggaagaagaaaaacagaaaagtttgcTTAGAGAAAGAAGGCGACAGCGCAAAAATAGAGAATCTTTTCAG cTATTTTTAGATGAATTGCATGAGCATGGACAATTACATTCCATGTCCTCTTGGATGGAGTTGTACCCAACCATAAGCTCTGACATCAGATTCACAAATATGCTTGGTCAACCTG TTTTTTCATCAGGATCGACAGCACTTGATCTTTTCAAGTTCTATGTTGAAGACTTGAAAGCACGCTACCATGATGAAAAGAAGATAATAAAAGATATCTTAAAG GATAAAGGATTTGTGGTTGAAGTGAATACTTCTTTTGAAGATTTTGTTACGGTCATCAGTTCAACTAAAAGAGCTACTACTTTAGATGCAGGAAATATCAAGCTGGCTTTCAACAGT CTGCTAGAAAAGGCAGAAGCCCgtgaaagagagagggaaaaagaagaagctCGCAAAATGAAGCGGAAAGAGTCTGCCTTCAAGAGTATGTTGAAGCAAGCTACTCCTCCAATTGAATTGGACGCTGTCTGGGAAGAT atcAGAGATAGATTTGTGAAGGAACCAGCATTTGAAGACATCACTCTGgagtctgaaagaaaaagaatatttaaagaTTTCATGCATGTACTAGAG CACGAGTGTCAGCATCATCATTCAAAGAATAAGAAACATTCTAAAAAGTCTAAAAAACATCACAGGAAGCGATCACGTTCTCGTTCG GGCTCAGAATCTGAGGATGATGATAGCCactcaaagaagaaaaggcagcgGTCAGAATCTAGATCAGTTTCTGAGCGTTCTTCCAGTGCAGAGTCGG AGAGAAGTTACAAGAAGtcaaaaaaacacaagaaaaagagcaagaagagGCGACATAAGTCT GATTCACCAGAATCGGATATCGAAcgagaaaaagacaaaaaagaaagagagagtgagaaggATAGAGCTAGACAAAGATCTGAATCAAAACATAAATCTCCTACTAAAAAACGACCTGGAAAAGATTCT gggaaCTGGGATACTTCGGGCAGCGAACTGAGCGAAGGGGAGCTGGAAAAACAGAGGAGGACTCTTTTGGAACAACTGGATGAAGATCAATGA